A single region of the Micropterus dolomieu isolate WLL.071019.BEF.003 ecotype Adirondacks linkage group LG02, ASM2129224v1, whole genome shotgun sequence genome encodes:
- the LOC123963625 gene encoding retinoic acid-induced protein 1 isoform X2, producing the protein MQSFRERSGGYHSNQPCYQQEPHELSRLETYRQHPHHPHPQHPHPGPGPHPGPGPGSGHARSGYEAHSLGNPTSMPPAGGPGTGGGPKDCYSQQAYPGYPGNGGGNGSGNGGSAPSQAKKPYRGSKVPQPNPSQHLQGPGGYSNHMGPGNYSAQYMSEGHLQQKWEDPAQLAQYDQEMVGRMEAGATPAPGSSQYMEQNILGHSQTQCHQPSTPAYTSPHHQPHNPNPAPSPLMYPQSHLHYTQHSPSPSPYMEKCSPMPHCYKGYNMPPNSQYGRQMSHSNLKQGGYRSTQNSYGYQQPPSRGYEQQPSLQAMTNPQEPHTKYQHYSQPQQNYCLSELSVRSPEQYYQTCSPSSSHSPARSVGRSPSYSSTPSPLMTNPESFQYGQPPMTPGAASSSSSSSAGMQEQGSTNTMLMPPRSHPSPNVPHAAPHSYTTTPQVPTMKERFSEKLLSNPSLWSLNALTSQVENISNNVQQLLLSEALVANKKGSKRNSGGSNSSAGSVASSKKGEEYKSPPYPDAGVSSVGGGAMQDPYSTPQHQPMPMELHEGGYSSSSDEQLERGYYYCGQGRSPAQAPSNTHLSLDTTSSCSMTSPDDMSTRSGDSGLHNLTPDPTRCQSGQGGDSMSTPVKTFGDERSPTSITIPSPMKQERDSPSHIQHINEPVKENFEESAWTEKSADKEEVTTEKKPDCERDSDTTKSTENLEKWSDEEKCPALYSKVNKEVAEKIYCYKETVYQGVQSKYDPDARDSVEQSPAALSDSSQKEHFGQEMKSEVFKSESPTASESSVKTLPFISRGDLEQDQYSTEKEDSSENTSPTPQVDALDESNSDKRESRDDEDEEEEGEGEEEADEIQKQKQHSLSPPVSAEVSEELGEGEKVSQSSTEEHMNNRDGPEKPLGDHCSRTESQSTELHTDNESAGAPAHPNAAAATAADASARESAIGDTAPQPQSAMPVFSALNDKATPPAQSRDHIDHSDAKVLEPDSPQLPGKSILPSAPSWADTPPSPKKGDEDMEPGISCASAVTPLAKPEPVAPSAQPRAFGRKHARGRRRIMHSGAGIRRQLSLGREGEKEEEGAPSPTQKPCMPPSKTVLFSDQMDLAHQESIVSHTPKMLTDGFRSRMCTRSFNAPDLPPKVEPHVKRKPGPKPGSKPGLKPGPKPGLKPGPKPGAKPGPKPGPKPGLKPGPKSGPKPGLKPGPKPGPKPVPNEPELPTKIETPVKRKPGPKPGSKPGSKPRPKPGPKPALKPGPKPGPKPADVLPPADTAPIRAPVGRPKGSVSKAKLVQSEEIIQPLTGLQSRGRGKGNLKSTLLKVNQGVKPVNEEEKQANHEAKAPEKEGKNMVLRSRKPPQEKLSKEKGKIVGEDILPQTLTEIKASDVSPKVEEPVTVEQTVTLIPNAVKNQDVSAEPPAPLSQPTQTEQSEEKKSLPLKRKPSPDLSSMPVKKKRGPKPKPKPLPPQPPLLEPVVSTPKEKGVRGPRRKRGPPKKASVVIPPPKDTTPNISETDITNDVPVVPPQCPTKTKVLPPRKGRGQKYEAMVQKITSPSSKKHLPIPQIDSNLTDDVTTKALSQHVLKEGETSMLINSTEMTEEEVKSIESRQEEVKPLRKEEMTQKREKHELSEEASTPEEVRQGEGEVVVNKEETRQENIKPATQQDVGTDTVWSSMEAPVEVKPPGKWTQQASEGISSVATKSARTKRKRWAMVESTDASVIALEAGSLIVTTPRLAKQRAIKNNHEMHLKQRRKKRKGQAPLEEIKTVEEPNIETEEQQERVEEKATPTESTVPLPISPDDITEAPQVTCTELIQKPRRGRKPSANPSKRKRGKASSEQVPGKPIKVHKKPGPKPGMKDAIEVIEAVVRAAGCERAEKEEREKEESERENKKKQTACIVGPVVTISEKQTETISVKRIRRKPVHRNSKLSFCPYVRINNSRDFSSWCAIVNKPEDAVIFQRRRKKGILRMRNPFTVAKVVPHTAAMLKGPLVNKNLIDRCLTCSLCGKPANYRDLGDLCGPYYTEDGVPRKILTIRHTESLREESEKTNDNNSSSTEEPGSSSKNEDEGSTEKEGNTEASAQESSSSRHHHWRYRRAERTERTGQEAGPRRITLRERFRRVKQLQAISTGASSDQGSSDSMFQRLQAEAEAKEHWAHENCAIWTKGVIMVAGRLYGLKEAANNSAQTSCYKCQIVGASLSCCWRGCSHKYHYVCAKEIGCTFHEDDFSIKCPKHEDL; encoded by the exons ATGCAGTCGTTCCGTGAGCGCAGCGGTGGTTACCACAGCAACCAACCCTGCTACCAGCAGGAGCCCCATGAATTATCCCGCCTGGAAACCTACCGCCAACACCCGCATCATCCCCACCCCCAGCACCCACACCCAGGTCCCGGTCCACATCCAGGTCCAGGCCCAGGCTCAGGGCATGCCAGGTCAGGCTATGAGGCTCATTCACTGGGGAACCCAACGAGCATGCCTCCAGCTGGAGGACCAGGAACTGGAGGAGGACCCAAGGACTGTTATAGCCAGCAAGCCTACCCTGGTTACCCAGGCAATGGTGGAGGGAATGGGAGTGGAAATGGAGGCTCAGCACCCTCGCAGGCAAAGAAACCCTACAGGGGAAGCAAAGTGCCCCAACCAAACCCCAGTCAGCACCTACAGGGCCCTGGGGGCTATAGTAACCACATGGGCCCTGGGAATTACTCAGCCCAGTATATGAGCGAGGGCCACCTCCAGCAGAAATGGGAGGACCCAGCCCAGTTAGCACAGTATGATCAGGAGATGGTGGGACGTATGGAGGCTGGTGCTACCCCTGCACCTGGCTCCTCCCAGTACATGGAACAGAACATACTGGGCCATTCCCAGACCCAGTGCCACCAGCCCTCCACCCCTGCCTATACCAGCCCCCATCACCAGCCCCACAATCCTAATCCTGCCCCATCCCCTCTCATGTACCCCCAGAGTCACCTGCATTACACCCAGCACTCACCCTCCCCTTCGCCATACATGGAAAAGTGTAGCCCTATGCCTCACTGTTATAAAGGTTACAATATGCCCCCCAACTCCCAGTATGGGAGACAAATGAGCCACAGCAATCTGAAGCAGGGAGGTTACAGGTCGACCCAGAACAGTTACGGCTATCAACAGCCTCCATCCAGAGGTTATGAGCAGCAGCCCTCTTTACAGGCCATGACCAACCCCCAGGAGCCCCACACAAAATACCAACACTACAGCCAACCCCAACAAAACTACTGTCTCTCAGAGCTGTCTGTCAGATCACCAGAACAGTATTATCAGACTTGTAGCCCCTCCTCAAGCCACTCCCCTGCACGCTCTGTAGGGCGCTCCCCCTCATACAGCTCCACCCCTTCACCACTAATGACCAATCCAGAATCGTTCCAGTATGGCCAACCTCCCATGACCCCTGGGGcagcctcctcttcttcatcctcttcagCTGGTATGCAGGAGCAAGGCAGTACCAACACCATGTTAATGCCCCCACGCTCACACCCCTCACCCAATGTGCCCCATGCAGCCCCCCACAGTTACACTACCACACCGCAGGTCCCCACCATGAAAGAACGCTTTTCAGAGAAACTGTTGTCAAACCCCAGCTTGTGGAGCCTGAATGCCCTCACCTCTCAGGTAGAGAACATCTCTAATAATGTCCAGCAGCTGTTGCTTTCAGAGGCCCTGGTGGCCAACAAGAAAGGCAGTAAGCGCAACAGTGGTGGGAGCAACAGCAGTGCTGGAAGTGTAGCATCCTCCAAAAAGGGTGAGGAGTACAAAAGTCCTCCATATCCAGATGCTGGTGTTAGTAGTGTAGGTGGAGGCGCCATGCAGGACCCTTACTCTACCCCACAGCACCAGCCAATGCCCATGGAACTCCACGAGGGTGGCTACTCCAGCAGTAGTGATGAACAACTGGAGAGAGGTTACTACTACTGTGGCCAGGGCAGAAGTCCAGCACAGGCACCCAGTAATACACATCTCAGCCTGGACACAACCTCTTCATGCTCCATGACATCTCCAGATGATATGTCCACTAGATCTGGGGACTCAGGCCTGCACAACCTTACCCCTGACCCTACCAGATGTCAGTCAGGGCAGGGAGGAGATAGCATGAGTACTCCAGTGAAGACCTTTGGTGATGAAAGGTCTCCTACAAGCATAACAATCCCCAGTCCCATGAAACAAGAAAGGGACTCCCCTTCACATATACAGCATATAAATGAACCTGTCAAAGAGAACTTTGAAGAATCAGCCTGGACAGAGAAATCAGCTGACAAAGAGGAGgtgacaacagaaaaaaaacctgaCTGTGAGAGAGATTCAGACACAACTAAATCTACAGAGAATCTGGAGAAATGGTCAGATGAAGAGAAATGCCCTGCTCTCTACAGCAAAGTAAACAAAGAGGTGGCAGAAAAAATCTATTGCTATAAGGAGACAGTGTACCAAGGGGTCCAGAGCAAATATGACCCCGATGCAAGAGACTCAGTTGAACAGTCCCCAGCAGCTCTCTCTGACTCCAGTCAGAAGGAACACTTTGGCCAAGAGATGAAATCAGAGGTATTTAAATCCGAGTCTCCAACTGCTTCTGAGAGCTCAGTGAAAACATTGCCTTTCATTTCTAGGGGTGACCTTGAACAAGATCAATATTCCACAGAGAAAGAGGACAGCTCAGAGAATACCTCTCCAACCCCCCAAGTTGATGCCTTGGACGAGAGCAACTCagacaagagagagagcagagatgacgaggatgaagaagaagagggggaaggtgaggaggaggccgatgaaatacagaaacaaaagcaacaTTCTCTTTCCCCTCCTGTGTCTGCAGAGGTTTCAGAGGAACTGGGGGAGGGGGaaaaagtcagtcagtcatcGACTGAAGAGCATATGAATAATAGAGATGGGCCAGAGAAGCCTCTTGGAGATCactgcagcaggacagagagtcAGAGTACAGAGCTTCATACTGACAATGAGTCTGCTGGGGCACCTGCCCATCcaaatgcagcagcagcaacagcagcagatgcTTCTGCAAGGGAGTCGGCCATTGGTGACACTGCTCCTCAGCCTCAGTCTGCTATGCCAGTCTTCTCAGCTCTTAATGACAAGGCTACACCACCAGCTCAGTCCAGGGATCATATTGATCACAGTGATGCTAAAGTGCTGGAGCCAGACTCTCCTCAGCTGCCAGGGAAGTCAATACTTCCCTCAGCCCCCTCCTGGGCAGACACTCCACCCTCCCCAAAAAAAGGTGATGAAGACATGGAGCCAGGCATCAGCTGTGCCAGTGCTGTGACCCCCTTGGCCAAGCCAGAGCCTGTGGCCCCATCTGCTCAGCCGAGGGCATTTGGACGTAAGCATGCCCGGGGCAGAAGAAGAATCATGCATTCAGGTGCGGGAATCAGGCGACAGCTAAGTTTgggaagggagggagaaaaagaagaggaaggagccCCCTCGCCTACACAGAAACCCTGCATGCCTCCAAGCAAGACTGTGCTATTCTCAGACCAAATGGACCTAGCTCATCAAGAATCTATTGTGAGCCACACTCCCAAAATGCTAACTGATGGTTTTCGTTCAAGAATGTGCACTCGCTCATTCAATGCACCAGACTTGCCTCCCAAAGTTGAGCCTCATGTGAAGAGAAAACCAGGCCCAAAACCAGGTTCAAAGCCTGGGCTCAAACCAGGACCAAAACCTGGACTAAAACCAGGGCCAAAACCAGGAGCAAAACCAGGTCCAAAACCAGGGCCTAAACCTGGCCTAAAGCCTGGACCAAAATCAGGGCCAAAACCTGGACTTAAACCAGGACCAAAACCAGGACCAAAACCTGTGCCAAATGAACCAGAGCTGCCAACGAAAATAGAGACTCCTGTGAAACGAAAACCAGGACCTAAACCAGGTTCAAAACCTGGGTCAAAACCTAGACCAAAACCTGGTCCAAAACCAGCACTAAAACCAGGTCCAAAACCAGGACCTAAGCCTGCAGATGTTTTGCCCCCTGCTGACACTGCACCTATCAGGGCCCCAGTTGGTCGTCCCAAAGGCTCAGTTTCTAAAGCAAAGCTCGTACAGTCAGAAGAAATCATTCAGCCTTTGACAGGACTGCAAAGCAGGGGCAGGGGCAAGGGCAACCTAAAATCTACACTATTAAAAGTAAACCAGGGTGTAAAACCAGTAAACGAAGAGGAAAAACAAGCAAACCACGAGGCAAAGGCACCAGAGAAGGAGGGTAAGAATATGGTCTTAAGATCCAGAAAGCCCCCGCAAGAAAAACTgtcaaaagaaaaaggaaaaattgTAGGAGAAGATATTCTACCCCAGACACTGACAGAAATTAAAGCCAGTGATGTTTCTCCAAAAGTAGAGGAACCTGTTACTGTGGAACAAACTGTAACTCTCATTCCTAATGCAGTCAAAAACCAAGATGTTTCAGCAGAACCACCTGCACCCCTTTCCCAACCAACCCAAACTGAACAATCTGAAGAAAAGAAATCACTTCCACTAAAACGGAAACCTAGCCCAGACCTTTCTTCAATgccagtaaagaaaaaaaggggtCCAAAGCCCAAACCAAAACCCTTACCACCTCAACCCCCCCTGCTGGAACCGGTTGTCTCTACACCTAAAGAGAAGGGTGTCCGGGGCCCCAGAAGAAAGCGAGGGCCACCCAAGAAAGCCTCTGTGGTCATTCCCCCACCTAAAGACACTACTCCCAATATCAGTGAAACTGACATCACTAATGACGTGCCTGTGGTGCCTCCTCAATGCCCCACTAAAACAAAAGTTCTTCCACCACGCAAAGGAAGAGGACAGAAATATGAGGCCATGGTGCAGAAAATTACATCTCCTAGTTCGAAGAAACATCTCCCAATTCCCCAGATAGACAGCAATCTAACTGATGATGTGACAACCAAGGCTTTGTCTCAACATGTCTTAAAGGAAGGTGAGACATCTATGCTCATAAATAGCACTGAGATGACAGAGGAAGAAGTGAAAAGCATAGAGTCTAGACAAGAAGAAGTGAAACCACTGAGAAAAGAGGAGATgacacaaaaaagagaaaagcatgAGCTCAGTGAAGAGGCCTCGACGCCAGAGGAGGTGAGACAAGGGGAGGGAGAAGTGGTTGTTAATAAGGAAGAGACAAGACAGGAAAACATTAAGCCAGCTACACAGCAGGATGTTGGCACTGACACGGTTTGGAGCTCAATGGAGGCCCCAGTAGAAGTCAAGCCTCCAGGAAAGTGGACACAACAGGCCTCAGAAGGTATATCTTCTGTTGCCACTAAGTCAGCCAGAACTAAAAGAAAGAGATGGGCCATGGTAGAGAGTACAGATGCCTCAGTAATAGCCTTGGAAGCAGGGAGCCTAATAGTTACAACGCCAAGGCTAGCCAAACAGAGAGCCATTAAAAACAACCATGAGATGCACCtaaagcagaggaggaagaagagaaaaggcCAAGCCCCTCtggaagaaataaagacagTTGAGGAGCCAAATATTGAAACAGaagaacaacaagagagggTAGAAGAGAAGGCAACCCCCACAGAGTCCACAGTACCTCTGCCAATCAGCCCAGATGATATCACAGAAGCCCCCCAGGTTACCTGCACAGAACTCATCCAGAAACCTAGAAGAGGCAGAAAACCATCAGCAAATCCATCCAAGAGGAAACGAGGCAAAGCCTCATCAGAGCAGGTTCCTGGCAAGCCAATTAAGGTCCACAAAAAGCCTGGGCCAAAACCTGGGATGAAAGACGCCATCGAGGTTATTGAGGCAGTAGTAAGGGCTGCGGGATGTGAACGGGctgaaaaagaagagagagaaaaagaagaaagcgaaagagaaaataagaaaaaacagACGGCATGTATCGTGGGTCCTGTAGTGACAATATcagaaaaacagactgaaaccaTTTCTGTGAAAAGAATCAGGCGCAAACCAGTCCATCGAAATTCTAAACTGTCTTTCTGTCCTTATGTACGGATCAACAACTCCAGAGACTTTTCCTCTTGGTGTGCCATTGTCAACAAGCCTGAAGATGCAGTAATATTTCAGAGACGTAGAAAAAAGGGCATACTCAGAATGAGGAATCCTTTCACAGTTGCAAAGGTAGTGCCACACACTGCTGCCATGCTAAAGGGACCCTTGGTGAATAAAAATCTAATTGACAGGTGTCTTACATGTAGCCTGTGTGGAAAGCCAGCAAATTACAGGGACCTAGGTGATTTGTGTGGACCATACTACACAGAGGATGGCGTTCCGCGGAAAATTTTGACGATCAGGCACACAGAATCCCTCAGGGAAGAGTCAGAGAAGACCAATGATAACAACAGTAGCAGCACTGAAGAACCAGGCAGCTCCTCAAAGAATGAGGATGAGGGCAGCACAGAAAAGGAGGGCAATACAGAAGCATCCGCTCAAGAGAGCAGCAGTAGCAGACACCATCATTGGCGCTACAGACGGGCAGAAAGAACAGAAAGAACGGGTCAGGAGGCTGGTCCACGAAGAATAACTCTCAGAGAGAGGTTCAGGAGGGTGAAGCAGCTCCAGGCCATCAGCACAGGAGCCTCAAGTGACCAAGGGAGCAGCGACAGCATGTTCCAAAGGCTACAAGCGGAGGCAGAAGCTAAGGAGCACTGGGCGCATGAAAATTGTGCCATCTGGACTAAGGGGGTAATTATGGTAGCTGGGAGGCTGTACGGACTGAAGGAGGCTGCCAACAACTCAGCCCAAACG AGCTGCTACAAGTGCCAGATTGTGGGGGCGTccctcagctgctgctggagaggCTGCTCTCATAAATACCACTATGTCTGCGCCAAAGAGATAG